Proteins from a single region of Pseudomonas marvdashtae:
- the serA gene encoding phosphoglycerate dehydrogenase — MSKTSLDKSKIKFLLLEGVHQSAVDVLKSAGYTSIEYITSSLPEAQLKEKIADAHFIGIRSRTQLTEEIFDHAKKLVAVGCFCIGTNQVDLNAARERGIAVFNAPYSNTRSVAELVLAEAILLLRGIPEKNASCHRGGWIKSAANSFEIRGKKLGIVGYGSIGTQLSVLAEGLGMQVFFYDTVTKLPLGNATQVNNLHELLGMSDIVTLHVPETAATQWMIGEKEIRAIKKGGILINAARGTVVKLDALAEAIKDKHLIGAAIDVFPVEPRSNDDIFESPLRGLDNVILTPHIGGSTAEAQANIGLEVAEKLVKYSDNGTSVSSVNFPEVALPAHPGKHRLLHIHENIPGVMSEINKVFAENGINISGQFLQTNEKVGYVVIDVDAEYSDLAQEKLQHINGTIRCRVLF; from the coding sequence ATGAGCAAGACTTCTCTCGATAAGAGCAAGATCAAGTTCCTTCTTCTCGAAGGCGTCCACCAATCGGCTGTCGACGTCCTCAAGTCGGCGGGCTACACCAGCATCGAGTACATCACCAGTTCTCTGCCGGAAGCCCAGCTCAAGGAAAAGATCGCCGATGCTCACTTCATCGGCATTCGCTCCCGTACCCAATTGACCGAAGAGATCTTCGACCACGCCAAGAAACTGGTCGCGGTCGGCTGCTTCTGCATCGGCACCAACCAGGTCGACCTCAACGCAGCCCGTGAGCGTGGTATCGCGGTGTTCAACGCGCCGTACTCCAACACCCGCTCCGTTGCCGAACTGGTGCTGGCCGAAGCGATCCTGCTGCTGCGCGGCATCCCTGAGAAAAACGCTTCCTGCCACCGTGGCGGCTGGATCAAGAGCGCGGCCAATTCCTTTGAAATCCGTGGCAAGAAGCTGGGTATCGTCGGCTATGGCTCGATCGGCACGCAACTGTCCGTGTTGGCTGAAGGCTTGGGCATGCAGGTGTTCTTCTATGACACCGTGACCAAGCTGCCGCTGGGCAACGCGACCCAGGTGAACAACCTGCACGAGTTGCTGGGCATGTCCGACATCGTCACCCTGCATGTGCCGGAAACCGCCGCCACCCAGTGGATGATCGGCGAGAAGGAAATCCGTGCCATCAAGAAAGGCGGGATCCTGATCAACGCCGCGCGCGGTACGGTGGTCAAGCTCGACGCCTTGGCCGAAGCGATCAAGGACAAGCACCTGATCGGCGCTGCCATCGACGTGTTCCCGGTGGAGCCGCGCTCCAACGACGACATCTTCGAAAGCCCGCTGCGTGGCCTGGACAACGTGATCCTGACCCCGCACATCGGCGGTTCCACCGCTGAAGCCCAAGCCAACATCGGCCTGGAAGTGGCGGAAAAACTGGTCAAGTACAGCGACAACGGTACCTCGGTATCGTCGGTGAACTTCCCGGAAGTGGCCCTGCCGGCCCACCCTGGCAAGCATCGCCTGCTGCACATCCACGAGAACATCCCGGGTGTGATGAGCGAGATCAACAAGGTCTTCGCGGAAAACGGCATCAACATTTCCGGTCAGTTCCTGCAGACCAACGAGAAAGTCGGCTACGTCGTGATCGACGTCGATGCCGAATACTCAGACTTGGCGCAAGAGAAGCTGCAGCACATCAACGGCACCATTCGTTGCCGCGTGCTGTTCTAG